From the genome of Longimicrobium sp., one region includes:
- a CDS encoding TIGR00730 family Rossman fold protein — protein MADDGKPQRGKENPTLNRAARMGAATEDEQLLQSPAAQPARAVDFTSSDPWRVFRIMGEFVEGFDALARIGPAVTIFGSARVQPDHEQYGLARETARLLGEAGFSIITGGGPGIMEAANRGARDAGVLSVGCNIELPFEPAINEYVDVAINFRYFFVRKTMFVKYAEAFVIFPGGFGTLDELSEALTLIQTGKIRDFPVVLYGSGYWQGFLDWIKGTLLDEGKISPEDLDLMVVTDSPEEVCRIVLERSGSVLDGAARGVVPENPERHGLIKRKAAQKPSVEEKPAAADPGSPAEPHKADAQ, from the coding sequence ATGGCAGACGACGGAAAGCCGCAGCGGGGGAAGGAGAACCCCACGCTCAACCGCGCCGCGCGGATGGGCGCCGCCACCGAGGACGAGCAGCTGCTGCAGTCGCCGGCGGCGCAGCCCGCGCGCGCGGTAGACTTCACCAGCTCGGACCCGTGGCGGGTGTTCCGCATCATGGGCGAGTTCGTGGAGGGGTTCGACGCGCTGGCCAGGATCGGCCCGGCGGTCACCATCTTCGGCTCGGCGCGCGTGCAGCCCGACCACGAGCAGTACGGGCTGGCGCGCGAGACGGCGCGGCTGCTGGGCGAGGCGGGGTTCAGCATCATCACCGGCGGCGGGCCGGGGATCATGGAGGCGGCCAACCGCGGCGCGCGCGACGCGGGGGTGCTGTCGGTGGGGTGCAACATCGAGCTGCCCTTCGAGCCGGCCATCAACGAGTACGTCGACGTGGCCATCAACTTCCGCTACTTCTTCGTGCGGAAGACGATGTTCGTGAAGTACGCCGAGGCCTTCGTGATCTTCCCCGGCGGCTTCGGCACGCTCGACGAGCTGAGCGAGGCGCTGACGCTGATCCAGACCGGGAAGATCCGCGACTTCCCGGTGGTGCTCTACGGATCGGGCTACTGGCAGGGCTTCCTGGACTGGATCAAGGGCACGCTGCTGGACGAGGGGAAGATCTCCCCCGAGGACCTCGACCTGATGGTGGTCACCGACAGCCCCGAGGAAGTCTGCCGCATCGTGCTGGAGCGCAGCGGCAGCGTCCTCGACGGCGCGGCACGCGGGGTGGTGCCCGAGAACCCGGAGCGCCACGGGCTGATCAAGCGGAAAGCCGCGCAGAAGCCATCCGTCGAGGAGAAGCCGGCGGCGGCGGACCCCGGATCACCCGCGGAGCCGCACAAGGCGGACGCACAGTAG
- the speY gene encoding deoxyhypusine synthase: MAQSRYLSGKRIEPTKIGPGLTVTDLVDGTFQAYNAARLREGCHLLTRKMLEEDVTVGLTMTGALTPAGLGMSSVIPLIEAGFVDWIISTGANLYHDTHFGIGLELRQGSPQISDTVLREEEVVRIYDIFFDYSVLLDTDAFFRQIIASDEFQRPMSTAEFHFLCGKYISAREQELGIGRKSLLAAAYEHAVPIYTSSPGDSSIGMNVAAKALQGNRLMFDVNADVNETASIVLDAKRSGGKSAIWILGGGSPKNFALQTEPQIQEVMGIDERGHDYFLQVTDARPDTGGLSGATPAEAVSWGKIDPDKLPDAVVCYLDSTVALPILAAYALDNHAPRTPRRLFERREEMMARILEEYERSERNESAQETAREHAAHSGHMLERDR, translated from the coding sequence ATGGCGCAGAGCCGGTATCTGAGCGGAAAGCGGATCGAGCCGACGAAGATCGGGCCGGGACTGACGGTCACCGATCTCGTGGACGGGACATTCCAGGCGTACAACGCGGCGCGGCTTCGTGAGGGTTGCCATCTCCTCACCAGGAAGATGCTGGAGGAGGATGTCACCGTCGGGCTGACGATGACGGGCGCGCTCACGCCGGCCGGGCTGGGGATGAGCAGCGTCATCCCGCTGATCGAGGCCGGGTTCGTCGACTGGATCATCTCCACCGGCGCCAACCTCTACCACGACACGCACTTCGGCATCGGGCTGGAGCTGCGGCAGGGCTCGCCGCAGATCTCCGACACCGTGCTGCGCGAGGAAGAGGTCGTGCGCATCTACGACATCTTCTTCGACTACTCGGTGCTCCTCGACACCGACGCCTTCTTCCGCCAGATCATCGCCTCGGACGAGTTCCAGCGGCCCATGTCGACCGCCGAGTTCCACTTCCTCTGCGGCAAGTACATCTCCGCGCGCGAGCAGGAGCTGGGGATCGGGCGCAAGTCGCTGCTGGCGGCCGCGTACGAGCACGCGGTGCCCATCTACACCTCGTCGCCGGGCGACTCGTCGATCGGGATGAACGTGGCCGCCAAGGCGCTGCAGGGAAACAGGCTGATGTTCGACGTCAACGCCGACGTCAACGAGACCGCGTCCATCGTGCTCGACGCCAAGCGCTCCGGTGGCAAGAGCGCGATCTGGATCCTGGGCGGCGGCAGCCCCAAGAACTTCGCGCTGCAGACCGAGCCGCAGATCCAGGAGGTGATGGGGATCGACGAGCGCGGCCACGACTATTTCCTGCAGGTGACCGACGCGCGCCCCGACACCGGCGGCCTTTCCGGCGCCACCCCCGCCGAAGCCGTCAGCTGGGGGAAGATCGACCCCGACAAGCTCCCCGACGCGGTGGTCTGCTACCTCGATTCCACTGTGGCGCTGCCGATCCTGGCCGCATACGCGCTCGACAACCACGCCCCGCGCACCCCGCGGCGCCTGTTCGAGCGCCGCGAGGAGATGATGGCGCGCATCCTGGAGGAGTACGAGCGCTCCGAGCGAAACGAGTCCGCGCAGGAAACCGCCCGCGAGCACGCCGCCCACAGCGGCCACATGCTCGAGCGGGATCGATAG